The Syntrophales bacterium sequence CACCTCGGATTCTTCCAGAACGATTACCGTCCGTTCAATGTTATCTCTTGCCATGGCAGCCCTCTTTTCCTCCCCCTCCTGTAAGCCTATCCGATCACGATATTATGCAACGCATCCGCCGCGGCGCTGATTTCGTCCTCTGTGTTGAAGAACCCGGGGCTGAAGCGCAGCGCTCCACCCTGCTCCAAAGTGCCGGCGGTGCGATGGGCCTGGGGCGCGCAGTGCAGGCCGGCTCGCGTCATGACGGCAAATACCTGGTCGAGCACCACAGCAAGCTGGTCGGGCACATACTCATCTATCACTACGGAGACGATTGCCGTGCGGCGGTTCAGATCGGCAGGGCCCAGCAGCGTCAAGTCAGGCAGATCTTGCAGGGCAGTGATCAACTGGGCAGTCAAAGCCATTTCGTGTTCCCGAATGTTCAAAACTCCCTCTTTCAGCACAAAGCGGACCCCAGCCAGCAGCCCGGCTATGCCGGCGGCGTTTTGCGTGCCGGCCTCCAGGCGCAGGGGGAGCTCTTCCGGCATGGTTTCCGGTTCAGATTGGGTGCCGGAGCCGCCCTCGATCCACGTCTCCAGCGTGACGCCGGGGCGGACAACGAGCCCTCCGGTTCCGTGGGGTCCATAGAGCCCCTTGTGGCCGGCAAAGGCCAACAGGTCTATGTGCATCGCTTCCATGTCGATCGAGCAGGCGCCGGCGGTCTGCGCTGCATCCACCAAAAAAAGAACGCCGCGCGCGCGGGCGATCCGGCCGATCTCGGTGATGGGCTGGATTGTCCCCAGGACGTTGGAGGCGTGCTGCATGGCGATCATCCGCGTCTCCGGGCGAATGGCCTTTGCAACATCAGCGGGGGCCAGCGTGCCGTCCACTGCGCAGGGGACGGCGGTTATTGACACCCCGCCGCGCTCCAGCGCTTTGAGCGGCCGCCACATAGCGTTGTGCTCGACGGACGAGGTGACGACGTGGTCGCCCGGCTTCAGGGCGCCCTTGAGCGCCATATTGATGGCTTGAGTCGCGTTCATTGTGAAGGCTACGCCGCCCTGGGCCGGCGCGTTAAAGAGCTGTGTCAGCGCCTCTCGCGCCTTGTCGGCGATTCGGGCGGCCTCTTCCTCCCGCTGATGGCCCCCGCGTCCGGGGGTTGCGCCTACCCACCGCATGAAGCGGTTCACGGCGCGATATACCGATTCCGGTTTGGGCCAGCTCGTAGCCGCGTTATCCAGATAAACTCCCATTTTCCTTTTCCTCGCCGCCCGCCCTACTAATCCCGTAACGATCTGCCATAGCGCGGGCTTGCGGCGCGATCACGGCCTTAAAGAATTTCACTGCCTCGGCGATGTCGCGGTCGAGCACGACTCGCTTGAGCTGGATGGCTTCGGCAGTTCCCACCATCACCCAGATGGCAATATTTTTCTTTTTTGCTTTCATTGAGGGCGCCTTATGCTCAGTTTGCTTGTTTATCCCGGAACGTTCCGTGCGCCGCACCCGCGGTGGAGAGAAACAGATGAAGGCACACCGGACAATATTATGGGAAATATCGCCTTGCGTTGCGGCTGCGCCGGGCCGCTGTCAGCCGAACCTTGGCGGCGATTATAGCCAAGCGCGCATTCCGTGTCAAGATAATTAAGCAACAATATATCCAAACATAAATTGACTTAACAGTCATCAACGATGAAAATGCTTTATTAAATTAGAAAATAATCATATATTAACGCTAATATGGATGATAATATTAATTGCCGTTGACATAAATAAACCAATTCAGTATATTACTATCGGTAAATGTAATAAGGATGCGTGCAGATTTTTAAAGGTTATGTAGGCAATGTCCAATGCAATCCAGCGGCGGGTCTAGCGGGTCAGCAAAAAGGCTGTGAAGCAGCGGGAAGTTTTGCTTCGATATCCTCCGCTCAAGCTCCTGCCAGTCCCACTGTCCCCTGGAGATGACCTTGAAGGCGGGCGCGCCAGTTTACAATCATTCCGCCGTGATCATCAATCGGGCGGGAAAGGAGATCCCGATCAACATCTCGGAGAAAAACCTCATCCGGGACACCCTGAAAGCGCAGGACGGCAACCGGCTCAAAACGGCCCGTCAGCTTGGCCTCAGCCGTTCCACCCTCTGGCGGAAGATTCGCAAACATGGCCTGTCCCGGGCCTCTTGACAGCACTTGCCGTCTTTGGAGGTCATCGTTGAAGCGCCTGCAGCGACATTTTATGGAATGATATGGAAAAGTCGGAATTTCAGAGTCAATAAATTATGATGATTTTCCGTTTCATAATGGCTATGTCTGTCTGGAACAGTTTCATGATGCCGCTCCCTTTTCGTGGATAATCCTTCTAACGTTTTTGTAATCGCTTAATACCATGGTAGGAAAAACCTGCAAGACCAACAGTGATTATTGGCATTGATTTTGCGTCTGATATTACGGTAAAAGGGATTAGCGAACTGATCCGAAGTACTTGTCCAATAGCGGCCAGTCGGTCTAAATTACGAATCAGTAAAGGCGATCGTTTGCAGAATATCGCCAGAGAGGAACGAACCGATGCGCGTTTTTATGTTAGGCTGGGAATTTCCTCCCCATATCAGCGGCGGACTGGGAACTGCCTGTTTTGGGATCACCATGGGACTGAGCCGGCTGGGCGCAGAGATCATTTTCGTCCTGCCGAAAATAAGGGGGGAACAGCGTCCATCTCATGTGAACCTGGTATCGGCGTCGCAAGTTCCCTTGAGCGGCGATTCCGCAGCGGAAATATTCACAAAAACAGTTAAATTCATGGCAATCGAAGCTGCCCTGAGGCCATACGCAATAATCCGACCGGGGAGCGTCGCCTCGTCACGGGGCATCCTGGCAGATCAGAAGCCGAGCCAGGGCACGGGGGAACTCGCCGGCGATTATGGTTCAGACCTCTTCCGGGAAGTGAGCGACTATGGGCGAGCGGCAGGTGTTCTTGCGGGGAAAGAGAGCTTCGATGTCATCCACGGACATGATTGGATGACCGTCCCTGCGGGGATCGAGGCCCGGCAGGTAAGCGGCAGGCCCTATATCTACCATGTCCACTCCCTTGAATTCGACCGGAGCGGCGAGAACGTCAATCGTCAGGTTTACGATGTTGAGTGTTACGGACTTGAGAATGCCGATCATATTATCAGCGTGAGCCATTACACGAAGAATGTCATCGTGAACCGCTACGGCATAAGCCCCGACAAGGTCACGGTTGTTCACAATGCCGTTTCACGCAGCGAGGGGCGCTTATTCCCCCGCGTTGAGAAACGGACCGGTGAAAAGATTGTTCTCTTCCTCGGGAGGATCACGTTTCAAAAGGGGCCCGACTACTTCATTGAGGCGGCGGCGAGGGTGCTGGAGAAGATTCCGGACGTGACTTTTATCATGGCCGGCGCCGGGGACATGATGTCCCGGATGATCGAACGGGTGGCCGAGTTGAAAATGGGCCGCAACTTTCATTTTGCCGGCTTTCTGGAGGGCGAAGAGGTGGAGCGAATCTATGCCATGAGCGATCTCTATGTCATGCCGAGCGTATCCGAACCCTTTGGGATATCGCCACTGGAAGCCATGCTTTATGATGTTCCGGTCATTATCTCCAAACAGTCGGGTGTTTCCGAGATTCTTCACCACGCATTGAAAGTGAACTTCTGGGACGTCAATGAACTGGCCGACAAGATGATCGGGGCGCTCAGGCATCCGGCTCTGGTAATGGAGATGACGACCAGAGCGCGGGAAGAACTGAAAAACATTCGCTGGAACGCGGCCGCGGAAAAAATCCTGTCGGTTTACCGCAGGTTCTGTAAATAGGGAGGAGGGAAGATGCCTTCGGTATGCTGTTATTTTCAGGTTCATCAGCCATTGCGCCACCGCCATTTTACCGTTTTTGACTTCAAACAGGGGCTCTCGTACGAGGATGAGGAAAATAACCGGCAGATTTTGAACAAGGTGGCAAAGAAATGTTACCTGCCGACGAACCGGATCATGCTCGACCTGATCCGGAAACACGGAGGAGATTTCCGGATTTCTTTTTCGGTTACGGGTGTTATGCTCGAACAGATGGAGAGGTACAATCCGCAGGTTCTCGACAGCTTCAAGCGTCTTGCCGATACCGGATGTGTGGAGTTCCTGGGAGAAACCTATTACCACTCCCTGGCCTTTCTGTATTCCATGCGGGAGTTCAGGGAGCAGGTGGCGCTTCACAGGGAAAAGATCAAAGCCCTCTTTGGTCAGACGCCCCAGACCTTCCGGAATACGGAACTGATTTACAGCAACGACCTGGCGAGGGTCATTGAGAAGATGCGCTACAAAGCGATCCTCGCCGAGGGTGCGGACAATGTCCTCGAATGGCGGAGTCCCAACCATGTCTATCAGCCGGCAGGGTGTGCGAAACTGAAGCTCCTCCTCCGCAATTACCGTCTTTCCGATGACATTGCCTTCCGCTTCTCCAATCGGCAGTGGCCGGAGTACCCCCTTACGGCGGACAAGTTCGCCCGCTGGCTCCACCGGACGGATGCCGCCGGCCAGACGATCAATCTCTTTATGGATTACGAAACATTTGGCGAGCACCAGTGGGCGGATACGGGGATATTTGACTTCCTTAAGGCGTTTCCGGGCGAGGTCTTGAAAAACCCGGACTTCAGGTTTCAAACGCCGCTGGAAGTCGCCCGGGAGAACGACTCGGCGGCGCAACTGGATGTGCCGAATCCCGTGTCGTGGGCGGATGTCGAGCGGGATCTGACGGCCTGGATCGGAAACGCCCTGCAGAAAGACGCCATTAATGCCTTATATGGCCTGGAACGAAAAGTCAGAAAAACAAAAAATGCCGGGATTCTAAGCATCTGGCGAAGGCTTCAAACCTCCGACCATTTCTATTACATGTGCACCAAGTGGTTTGCCGACGGGGATGTCCACAAGTATTTCAACCCCTATGCGTCGCCCTACGACGCCTATATCAATTATATGAACATCCTGGCGGATTTTTCTGATGCAATGTCGGCGCAGGCATGCCGGCGGGAGGCGCCCGTCGCATAAGCCGGGGCTGCGCGAGTTGGGGTTCCCAGTCAAAGATAAATGGTTAGATATGCAAGAATCTTCTGCAAATAGACTTAAAAAACTAACTGAAACAGTTTCTCAACCGCGCCGTTTGTTTGGAAGCTGTCTTCCCCGATATTTATACCAATACACTAATATCATGGTGATTATGAAAAAATATTTAGTGGCACTGATTGTGCATCGGTGCCCGGAGAGTTGTCCTTGGGCTTGTCTGCTGACTCGCGCATGAAGGACGGTGGGAGGCATTTTTGATGAAGGCGGCTATCCCCCTGTTCAAAGACAGGGTTTCACCCCATTTTTCCACTGCGCCAGAGGTGCTCCTCGTTCAGACGGAGGGCGGCAGTATCTGCGCTACCTGGAAAAATCGATCGGACTGCCCGTAACTTTGAAAGGAGGAAAGACTATGAGTTTCGTGATTTATTTTATCGTAGGCATTCTGGCCGGAGTTGTCGGCGGTTTGTTGGGGACGGGCGGGTGCGCCCTGATGATGCCCGTGATCCGTTTCGGTTTTCATTTCGACCCGGCCTTGGCCGTGGGAACGACCCTGACGGCGGTGGTCTTCACGGCGGGTTCCGGGGCCTTCCAGCACTTTCGAATGTGAATTTTTCGGGGAATCATTAAGGAGGATTGAGGGCAGTGAAATGAATATAGCAAACGTCAGACAATCGGCCAAGGATATGGTTTCCAACGGGTCTGCGACAAGAATATGGGTTTCCTTTTACTTGAAAACCGCTTGAGGTTCTGTTACTGTCCCCGCCGAAGTTGTGAGGTCACGGAAATCAGAGGCGGCAAGGTCCTTGAAATAAATGCTTCATCACGATGATTCACGCGATGATTCACGGGTTTTGCGACTGTTGTGCCGTATCCGTAAAGGTTTGTAGAATTAAGAGGGAAAAGATGGGATTGAAAAGGGTGTCGGCGGTAGGGGTGTTCTCGCTGCTTCTGGTCTGGTTGAGCGCGGCGGGGAGCGGATGGGCGGAAGAACGAAACCAGACTTTTCCCTCTTTCGGCTCGGGGGCTGTCGAAGTGCGGCTTTACACCGATTATTTCTGTCCCCCCTGTCGGGCAATGGAACCTGGCGTTGAACCGATTCTGAAAGACCTGCTCAAGAAAAACGCGATCCGCCTTACCTTGGCGGACGTTCCTTTGAGCCGGCTCACGCCGCTTTTTGCCAGGAATTTTCTTTACGCCCTTAGGGAAAACAATGGCGCTGAACATGCCTTGCTGGTACGCAGCATCCTCATGGAAGCTTCCACCAACAAGGAGATTGCGACCCAGGAACGGATCGAGGCTCTGTTCAAGGGAAAGGGAATTGCCTTTGTAGTCTGGGATCCCAAGTTCGCCTTCGACCGCTACAACAAGTTGTTACAGGAGGACAAAATCAACGCAACTCCTACCTGCGTCATTATTAAGAACGGCCAGAAGAAGACGTTCGTCGGTGGTGATGATATTATTAACGCCCTCAAGGCCCTGTAATAAAGGATCATTCGCCGGGCGCGACCCCTGCGGAAGGAATGGATGGTGAATGACGAGAGACCGTGTTTTGAAAATCATCAATGTCGTCTTCCCCGTCATCGGCATCGGCCTGATGGTCTTTTACGATGTCTGCGACACCTCTTGCTCCTCCCTGCAGGGGACGTTTATGGGATTGGACCTGAAGATAATCGGGATCCTCTTCATGGTGGGTCTTCTGGCGTTGACTATCCCGCTGGCGTCCCGTTGGGCCGGTTTCGTCCAATGCTCGCGCATTATGATCCTTTCCGGAACCCTGGGGGGGGAGACCCTCCTCGTCCGTTTCCAGGTCGTTAACGACACCTATTGTCCCTTCTGCCTGGCCTTCGGTTCGTGCATCCTGATCCTGTTCATCGCCAACTTCACGAAGGCGAACCGCTATCCAGCTCTGGGGGCCTTTCTGGTCGGGATTGCCGCCTTTGCCATCTTCTTCGAGGGTTCCGTTGCGCCGCTTTACCGTTAATCCATCCAACCCCATCCTTTGGGCCTGTCCGCAAATAACCTGAACATCTTGCAGCTCATCTTTGGGCCATCTTTGGCTGTGGCTCAATCACAAAATCCTCAACGTAGCGCTGCTACGTCTGCGGTTTTGTTCAATCGCCACAACCAAATCCAACCCAAATCTGAGCGCAATCTTGCCCAGGTTATTTGTGGACAGGCCCTTTGTGAATAAAATTAGATCTTCCGGGGTGGATACTGTTTGTCAGGATGGATGTCGAGCTGGATACAGCCGCCGGATACAATGTATCCATGCTGCCCAGTGGCGCAATACCCATTCCTGCGCATAGATCATATATATGCTAATAAAATTAGTTAGATATAGTGTTATGCACGCCATTGGCATATAGCTTGCATTGTAGCAAGCAAACAATTCTCTTGAAAGGAGACAAAAAATGAAGAAAGCAAAGTTTAACATTCACAAAGTGGTAACAGTAGTAGCGGTGATCGCCCTGGCGGCGGTCGTGGCCTCCCCGGCGATGGCCTATCGGGGGATGGCGGGCGGGTTCGGCAGGGGACCCGGCGGTTATGGGATGATGGATCCGGCGCGAGGACTCGATCTGACGGCTGAGCAGACCGCTAAGATCAACGCCCTGCGCGAGGCGCACCTCAAGGATATCCAGCCCCTCCAGGCTCAGCTCTACGCCAAAAATGGAGAGTTGAGAAATCTCTGGCTGGCCAAGACGCCGGATCAGGAGAAGATACTCGCCCTGCAGAAGGAGGGGCGGAACCTCCGCGATCAATTGACGGACAAGCTGACCGCCTACCGCCTGGAGGCGCGCAAGATTCTGACGCCTGAACAGCTGGCGAAGGCACAGTCTTATGGGTTGGGGCGGGGAATGGCCCGCGGCGGAGCCGGCATGCGGGGTGGTTTCGCCCCCGGCTGGGGAATGCGTTAACTTACTAATGAACGGACGTCCCGGCCGTGTGATTTGGCCGGGACGTCCAATAAAACGGGTATTAATAAAAGAAGTATCCAGCCGATGGCGATATTGTTCACAGAGTTAGTCCCGCCGGGACTGGGCGATTTTTCAAGACGTGATAAAAGGAGGGCAACAGTGGCCTTAATTGCAGCAGAGCAGATAACCAAGGAATACCGGGTGGGCGAGGTGGCGGTTCAGGCCCTCCGAGGCGTCAGTTTCGAGATCGAACCCGCCTCGTTCGTCTCCTTTGTCGGACCGTCGGGAAGCGGGAAGACGACCCTTTTGAACCTCATCGGCTGTTTAGACAAGCCGACGGCGGGGAACATGAGAGTTGCCGATACCGATGTGGCCTCCCTGGACCGCAAGGCGAGCGCTGCCTTCCGGGGCAAGACCATCGGTTTCATTTTTCAGGACTTCAACCTCCTGCCGGTTTTGACGGTTTACGAGAACATTGAATACCCCCTTTTGATGGTGCAGAAGGTCTCGACCCAGGAACGTCAGAAGCGGGTAACCGCCCTGTTGGCGGATGTCGGGATGGCCGATCAGCGGGACAAGCGGCCCGACCAGATCTCGGGTGGGCAGAAGCAGCGGGTGGCCGTTGCCCGGGCGCTGGTGACGAACCCCAAGCTGGTGCTGGCGGATGAACCGACGGCCAATCTGGACCACGATACAGCCTACATGGTGCTCAACCTGATGAAGCAGATGCGGGATGAGTTCAAGACCACCTTTATCTTCTCAACCCACGACCCAAAGATCGTGGGCGAGGCGGAAATCATCTTTACACTCGAAGACGGCAAGCTTAACGGGGCAAAGAACAAGGGAGGAAACGGCCATGGGCAATCTCTTTAAAATCGCGATCCGGAATCTGCTCCGGTACAAAAGACGGACGCTGCTGACCGCTTCGCTGATTACCGTGGGCGTCGTCTTCGTTCTGGCCTTCGTCTCCGTGGCCGGCACCTTCAAGAACATGATGATTGGCCAGGTCACCGACTCGATGATTGGCCACCTGCAGGTGCACCGGAGGGGGTTTGTCGCCTCCATCGAGACGCTCCCCTTGAACATGAATCTTAAAGGGGGCGCCATCGGCAAACTGGAAAAGATTCTCGATGCCCAGCCGGAGATCGAGGCCTATTCGCCGCGGGTGAAGTTCGGCGGCATGTTCAGCAATTTCACGGAGACCTCCAGCATCCGGGTGACGGCGATCGATCCGGCCAGGGAGTTCAAGACGGTTCCGCTCCTTCCCAACCGGGTCATGGAAGGTGAAAAGGAACTTAAACCGGGCGGGATACTGATCCCGGAATTGCTGGCCCGGGGGATGAAGGTCAAGCCGGGTGATGCGGTTGTTGTTGTGGCCACCAACGCCGACGGTTCGGTGAACGGCAAGCAGTTCGTGGTCACAGGGGTGATGGAGAGCGCGACCGGTCCCGGCGGCCGGGACGGCTACATCCACCTGGACGACGCCCGTGAACTCCTGCGGATGGAGGATAAACAGGTAAGCGAATACGCCATCCGCCTCAAAAAATTTGGAAATCTCGCGGCCTTTGGCAAGAAACTGGACAGCCTGCTGGCCAAGGAACTAAATCCGCAGGGGAAGCCCATCTTTGAGGTGCACACCTGGGAGAAGCTTTCACCCTTCTTCAACATAGCCCGGATGATCGATCTGATGACCTTTTTCATCAAGCTCATGCTTATCGCCATTGTCCTGATCAGCATCATGAATGTGATGATCATGGCCGTCTATGAACGGATTCGCGAGATAGGCACCATCGCGGCGATCGGGACGCTCCCCGGAAAGATTCTCAGCATGTTTGTGATCGAGGGTTTCTGCATGGGGGTGGTGGGCGCCCTGATCGGCGATCTGGTGGGGATCGGTCTGGTCTGGATACTCAATCTCTTAAAAATCAGCTACAACTTCGGCATGCAGAAGGGGCTTGTTCTTGAAGCCGGCGTTTCTTTGGCCGACATCCTGATGATTTCGGCCACGGTCATTTTCGTCTCGGTTATTGCCAGCCTCCAGCCCGCCTTCAAGGCGTCGCGCATGGAGCCGATCCAGGCGCTCAGACATATCTAAGAAGGAGGGTTTCCATGCGTTACATGAAGGGGATTATAGTTTTATTATCGCTGTTTATTGCCATGCCTGTTTATGCGCTTGACGGCAAGGCGCTCTTGAAACAGATGGACCGGAACCTCAGTCCCGATTCCTATGAGTCTTACCGGAAGCTCATCAATATTGAGCCCTCAGGGGCGAAAAAGGAGTTCACCCTCTTTACCGTCAAGAAGGGTCTTGACAAGGTGGCAGCCCTTTTCATCGCCCCGGCCAGCGAAAAGGGGCGCAGCACCCTGCGGCTGGGCGATAACATGTGGCTCTTCATTCCGAACGTCGGCAAGCCGATCCGGATCACGAGCCTCCAGTCGGTTGTGGGCGGCGTTTTCAACAATGCCGATATCCTTCAGCTCGATTACGCGGCGGAATACGACGTGGAGAAGGTAGAGGAGACGGGCGGTCAATACCTGCTTTTTCTTAAGGCCAAGACCAAAACCGTGGCCTATGACCGGCTGAAAATCTGGGCGGACAAGAAGAGCGTCCTGCCGACGAAGATCGAGTGCCTCACCGAGGCGAACATGCTCATCAAGACGATCTATTTCAAGGACGTCAAGAACTTCGGCGGCGGCATCACTCGGCCGGCGGTGATCGAGACGGAAAGCCCCCTCTACAAGGGCTACAAGTCGGTGATGATCTTCGCCGGGTTCAAGAAGCGGGATTTCAAGGATGAGGTGTTCACGTTGACCTTCATGTCCAATATCGAATCGCTGCGATAACGCTTGCGGGTGAAGCAAGCTTGGGGATTGTTGGTTAGTCAGGGGCGGCAGTCGCGTCTTTTCGTCGGCCGCCCCTGTTATTGATCGCTATCCCGTGCTTTTCCGGGGAGGAAGACAGATGCGCAAAAACACCAATTTGAGTACTCAGCGAGCATGCCGGCGACGGTTTTTTGCCGCGGGCGCTCTGTCCACGCTTATTTTGGGCTTTCTCCTCTGGCCGTCGTTTCTACGCGCCGACGAGACCTACAGCTTCAATCTGGCCGAGATCGAAAAAAAACCCTACCATTTCGGGGGGTATCTGGAGGCCAAGCCGCTTCTCTCCCATCCCAGCGTGGATTCTGCAGTTTACCGCCTTAAATATAGGGAGCGCGATCTGGGGAAGTCGCTGGAGGAGGCCAACCTCAAGCTTCAGCTCGCGGGGAGCTACGAGAAGGGGATTGCCGGACTCTATTTCAAGACCAATACGGATTTCAAACTTTCCCGGTTGGGGGATCAGGAGAGCACGGACCTCTTCGAGGGCTATTTATCGCTGAAACCCTCGTCGTCCTGGCGGATCGACGCGGGCAAGAAAACCTTCAAATGGGGGAAGGGCTATGCCTGGAACCCCGTAGGATTCATCGACCGTCCCAAGGATCCGGACGATCCGGAGGTC is a genomic window containing:
- a CDS encoding aminotransferase class V-fold PLP-dependent enzyme; translation: MGVYLDNAATSWPKPESVYRAVNRFMRWVGATPGRGGHQREEEAARIADKAREALTQLFNAPAQGGVAFTMNATQAINMALKGALKPGDHVVTSSVEHNAMWRPLKALERGGVSITAVPCAVDGTLAPADVAKAIRPETRMIAMQHASNVLGTIQPITEIGRIARARGVLFLVDAAQTAGACSIDMEAMHIDLLAFAGHKGLYGPHGTGGLVVRPGVTLETWIEGGSGTQSEPETMPEELPLRLEAGTQNAAGIAGLLAGVRFVLKEGVLNIREHEMALTAQLITALQDLPDLTLLGPADLNRRTAIVSVVIDEYVPDQLAVVLDQVFAVMTRAGLHCAPQAHRTAGTLEQGGALRFSPGFFNTEDEISAAADALHNIVIG
- a CDS encoding glycosyltransferase family 4 protein, producing the protein MRVFMLGWEFPPHISGGLGTACFGITMGLSRLGAEIIFVLPKIRGEQRPSHVNLVSASQVPLSGDSAAEIFTKTVKFMAIEAALRPYAIIRPGSVASSRGILADQKPSQGTGELAGDYGSDLFREVSDYGRAAGVLAGKESFDVIHGHDWMTVPAGIEARQVSGRPYIYHVHSLEFDRSGENVNRQVYDVECYGLENADHIISVSHYTKNVIVNRYGISPDKVTVVHNAVSRSEGRLFPRVEKRTGEKIVLFLGRITFQKGPDYFIEAAARVLEKIPDVTFIMAGAGDMMSRMIERVAELKMGRNFHFAGFLEGEEVERIYAMSDLYVMPSVSEPFGISPLEAMLYDVPVIISKQSGVSEILHHALKVNFWDVNELADKMIGALRHPALVMEMTTRAREELKNIRWNAAAEKILSVYRRFCK
- a CDS encoding glycoside hydrolase family 57 protein, with product MPSVCCYFQVHQPLRHRHFTVFDFKQGLSYEDEENNRQILNKVAKKCYLPTNRIMLDLIRKHGGDFRISFSVTGVMLEQMERYNPQVLDSFKRLADTGCVEFLGETYYHSLAFLYSMREFREQVALHREKIKALFGQTPQTFRNTELIYSNDLARVIEKMRYKAILAEGADNVLEWRSPNHVYQPAGCAKLKLLLRNYRLSDDIAFRFSNRQWPEYPLTADKFARWLHRTDAAGQTINLFMDYETFGEHQWADTGIFDFLKAFPGEVLKNPDFRFQTPLEVARENDSAAQLDVPNPVSWADVERDLTAWIGNALQKDAINALYGLERKVRKTKNAGILSIWRRLQTSDHFYYMCTKWFADGDVHKYFNPYASPYDAYINYMNILADFSDAMSAQACRREAPVA
- a CDS encoding TSUP family transporter, which codes for MSFVIYFIVGILAGVVGGLLGTGGCALMMPVIRFGFHFDPALAVGTTLTAVVFTAGSGAFQHFRM
- a CDS encoding DsbA family protein encodes the protein MGLKRVSAVGVFSLLLVWLSAAGSGWAEERNQTFPSFGSGAVEVRLYTDYFCPPCRAMEPGVEPILKDLLKKNAIRLTLADVPLSRLTPLFARNFLYALRENNGAEHALLVRSILMEASTNKEIATQERIEALFKGKGIAFVVWDPKFAFDRYNKLLQEDKINATPTCVIIKNGQKKTFVGGDDIINALKAL
- a CDS encoding Spy/CpxP family protein refolding chaperone, which encodes MKKAKFNIHKVVTVVAVIALAAVVASPAMAYRGMAGGFGRGPGGYGMMDPARGLDLTAEQTAKINALREAHLKDIQPLQAQLYAKNGELRNLWLAKTPDQEKILALQKEGRNLRDQLTDKLTAYRLEARKILTPEQLAKAQSYGLGRGMARGGAGMRGGFAPGWGMR
- a CDS encoding ABC transporter ATP-binding protein, translated to MALIAAEQITKEYRVGEVAVQALRGVSFEIEPASFVSFVGPSGSGKTTLLNLIGCLDKPTAGNMRVADTDVASLDRKASAAFRGKTIGFIFQDFNLLPVLTVYENIEYPLLMVQKVSTQERQKRVTALLADVGMADQRDKRPDQISGGQKQRVAVARALVTNPKLVLADEPTANLDHDTAYMVLNLMKQMRDEFKTTFIFSTHDPKIVGEAEIIFTLEDGKLNGAKNKGGNGHGQSL
- a CDS encoding ABC transporter permease, with the protein product MGNLFKIAIRNLLRYKRRTLLTASLITVGVVFVLAFVSVAGTFKNMMIGQVTDSMIGHLQVHRRGFVASIETLPLNMNLKGGAIGKLEKILDAQPEIEAYSPRVKFGGMFSNFTETSSIRVTAIDPAREFKTVPLLPNRVMEGEKELKPGGILIPELLARGMKVKPGDAVVVVATNADGSVNGKQFVVTGVMESATGPGGRDGYIHLDDARELLRMEDKQVSEYAIRLKKFGNLAAFGKKLDSLLAKELNPQGKPIFEVHTWEKLSPFFNIARMIDLMTFFIKLMLIAIVLISIMNVMIMAVYERIREIGTIAAIGTLPGKILSMFVIEGFCMGVVGALIGDLVGIGLVWILNLLKISYNFGMQKGLVLEAGVSLADILMISATVIFVSVIASLQPAFKASRMEPIQALRHI
- a CDS encoding outer membrane lipoprotein-sorting protein, encoding MRYMKGIIVLLSLFIAMPVYALDGKALLKQMDRNLSPDSYESYRKLINIEPSGAKKEFTLFTVKKGLDKVAALFIAPASEKGRSTLRLGDNMWLFIPNVGKPIRITSLQSVVGGVFNNADILQLDYAAEYDVEKVEETGGQYLLFLKAKTKTVAYDRLKIWADKKSVLPTKIECLTEANMLIKTIYFKDVKNFGGGITRPAVIETESPLYKGYKSVMIFAGFKKRDFKDEVFTLTFMSNIESLR